CGCCTGTTCGTGGACCTGGACCGTGTGCAGAAGCGAATCGAGCCCGCCATGACGGCGCTCGCGTCAATGGACCCGGACAAGGTACGCGCCACAGCGACCGCGATGCCCGGACTGATGGGGCAACTCACCCGGGAGTTTCAGTCCATCCAGGAAGGTGCACGCGGAGCGATGGAGCGCGGTGGGCGGGTCGTCGCGGCGGCCCAGTTCCTCGAAATGGTCACGCTGGTCTCAGCCCTGAAGGCGACACTGCCAAGGCCACCACCCGCCGCGCCCGTCACGCTCGGAGTGGGGCTCATGATGGGCTCCGGGGGCGTGATGATGGGCTCGCGCGTCGTCGTCACCGCCGAGTGGGTCGAGCGGATGCGCAATCTGGTGCAGACGGGCGTCATCTCCGCGCCCGTCGTCAGCGCGGCGGTCCGCATCCACGCGGGTCAGGTGTGGATGTCACAGGCGAAGCAGGACCTGCCCAGGGGTGTGCGCGAAGCACTGGGAGACAGCCCCGAGGTTCGCGCCATGCATGAGACCGGCAGGGCCGGAGCGGGGATGTCCAGCGCCCCGAGGCACCACGTCCTGCCGCAAGAGCATCGCAAGTGGTTCGAGAAACGCGGGTTCACAGGCGAGATGGACATCGACCAGTTCTGCGTCCGCCTGGAGCAGTCACATCACGAGGCAATTCACGGCGGAGGCGACTGGCGACTGGGACGACTGTGGCCCAAGGAGTGGAATCAGCACATCATGCGCCTCTTGAGAGAAAGCGAGACCACTACACGCCGCATGTTGACGCGTGATGAGATCCTGAAGATCGTCGCGGCAGAAATGC
This DNA window, taken from Corallococcus coralloides DSM 2259, encodes the following:
- a CDS encoding DUF2380 domain-containing protein; translation: MRAGILRLTGPRLEAVMSGAMLLATWLDFLRLAEVIQQECPFYGVERLFVDLDRVQKRIEPAMTALASMDPDKVRATATAMPGLMGQLTREFQSIQEGARGAMERGGRVVAAAQFLEMVTLVSALKATLPRPPPAAPVTLGVGLMMGSGGVMMGSRVVVTAEWVERMRNLVQTGVISAPVVSAAVRIHAGQVWMSQAKQDLPRGVREALGDSPEVRAMHETGRAGAGMSSAPRHHVLPQEHRKWFEKRGFTGEMDIDQFCVRLEQSHHEAIHGGGDWRLGRLWPKEWNQHIMRLLRESETTTRRMLTRDEILKIVAAEMRRFDIPMTFTPGRRR